One Patescibacteria group bacterium DNA window includes the following coding sequences:
- the rpsT gene encoding 30S ribosomal protein S20 → MPIKKAAEKALRQTKKRTARNLKIKETIAFLRRSIRKATETKDVKKAEQLVKSLIQVLDKAVQNRVIKLNTGSRTKSRLVKGLNKLKKQ, encoded by the coding sequence ATGCCGATCAAGAAAGCCGCCGAGAAGGCTCTGCGCCAGACCAAAAAACGGACCGCGCGCAACCTGAAGATCAAGGAGACCATTGCGTTCCTGCGCCGGTCGATCCGTAAGGCCACCGAGACCAAGGACGTGAAAAAGGCTGAGCAGCTGGTGAAGTCGCTCATCCAAGTCCTCGACAAGGCCGTCCAGAACCGGGTCATCAAGCTGAACACCGGCAGCCGGACCAAGTCGCGCTTGGTGAAGGGGCTGAACAAGCTGAAGAAGCAGTAA
- a CDS encoding site-2 protease family protein, with the protein MDFKALSEWYKAHAVGIWRTITLPAYVFCACYSPGAAISILILSLIILVHEYGHYVAMKRNGIVVPEFTIGFGPTIWSWRLKSGTEFKIKPILFGGYTRPVAEGPGSLAEASHWSKIKVYLAGMFFNTLAACVTLIGLIFATGGKMPADLHPLAQALSGFLPDWLALVAVGIIGPFKVWLTTPYVIVQTLVDGFSNFAAGVAGPIGIIQYGASVAVTTPTFGEMALSYVVFFYAINTALAGCNLLPLSILDGGHILALILEKIGGRYGKQLVAAYTWLTLPLFLGLIYLCFRADILRLLAGKVIGQ; encoded by the coding sequence ATGGATTTCAAAGCCTTGTCTGAGTGGTATAAAGCGCATGCTGTCGGCATTTGGCGGACCATTACCCTGCCTGCTTACGTTTTCTGCGCCTGCTACAGCCCCGGCGCGGCCATTTCCATCCTGATCCTGAGTCTGATCATCCTGGTGCATGAGTACGGCCACTACGTTGCCATGAAACGCAACGGCATTGTAGTTCCGGAATTCACCATCGGGTTCGGGCCGACGATCTGGAGCTGGCGGCTCAAGAGCGGTACGGAGTTCAAGATCAAGCCAATCTTGTTCGGCGGCTACACTCGGCCTGTGGCGGAAGGACCAGGCTCGCTGGCCGAAGCCAGCCATTGGTCCAAGATCAAGGTGTATCTGGCCGGCATGTTCTTCAACACGCTCGCGGCCTGCGTCACCCTGATCGGTCTTATTTTTGCCACTGGCGGCAAGATGCCGGCTGATCTGCATCCGCTAGCGCAGGCGTTATCCGGGTTCTTGCCGGACTGGCTGGCGCTGGTGGCTGTCGGTATCATCGGACCATTCAAGGTTTGGTTGACCACGCCTTACGTGATCGTTCAGACGCTAGTCGACGGCTTCAGCAATTTTGCCGCTGGCGTTGCCGGACCGATTGGTATCATCCAGTACGGCGCATCCGTGGCGGTTACGACCCCGACGTTCGGTGAAATGGCGCTGAGTTATGTCGTCTTCTTCTACGCCATCAATACGGCACTCGCTGGTTGTAACCTGTTGCCGCTCTCGATCCTGGACGGCGGCCACATCCTGGCCCTGATCCTGGAGAAGATCGGCGGACGTTACGGCAAGCAGCTTGTCGCCGCGTACACCTGGTTGACGCTGCCGCTGTTCCTCGGCCTGATCTATCTCTGCTTCCGCGCCGATATTCTGCGGCTGCTCGCCGGCAAGGTTATCGGCCAATAG